The nucleotide sequence CGCCGTAGCTGGGCGCGAGGGCGGTGCCGATCGCGCCGATCGCGATCACGACGATGAGGCCGACGAGCAGGCGGTGGCGCGGGATCCGCGAGAGCAGGTGCGTGAGGATCGTCGAGGTGAAGACGACGGTGAACGCGAACACCGAGACGAGCAGGCCCACCGACGACTCGCTCACGTGCAGGTCGGCGCCCATCTGAGGCAGCAGGCCGGTCGGGAGCATCTCGCCCGAGATGGAGAAGAACGAGGCGACGGCGAGGGCGATCAGGCCGCCCCACGGGAAGCGGTCGGCGGCGGACGAGGAGTGCGGAGAGGAAGACATCGCGAACCTGGAACGAGTGCGCATCGACGCGCGCGCTGCGGGGCCGAACGAGGTGTCTCGGCCACCTCGAGCCTAGGGCATGCCATGCGGAGTAGACCGGTCGGGTGACCACCGCCGAGAAGACCTGCCGCTCGTGCGGGCGGCGCATCGAATGGCGTTCGAAGTGGGCCGAGACGTGGGACGACATCGCCTACTGCAGCGACGCGTGCCGCCGCCGGAAGGTCCGCCCGATCGACCACCGCCTCGAGGCCAGCATCCGGGGCCTGCTCGACTCCCGGGCCGCCACCGCGACGATCTGCCCGTCGGATGCGGCGCGCGACGTGTATGACGGAGACGACGACGGCTGGCGCGAGCTCATGGAGCCGGCCCGCCGGGCGGCCCGGCGCCTCGTCGCACAGGGCGTGGTCGACATCACGCAGAAGGGGCGGGTCGTCGACCCGTCGACCGCGAAGGGGCCGATCCGCATCCGACGGCACCGCTGAGCGCCGCCGGCCTCGCCGGGCACCGCTAGGTTGGCGTGGTGCACCGACTCTCCCGCCTCCCGCCGTGGGGCGGCGCGCTGGTCGTGTACGCCCTGTCGAGAGTCGTGTCGACGATCCTGCTGGCCGCGATGTTCTGGATCGCGACGGCGAACGGCTGGCGGTTCGCGAGCCACCGGGCGCACGCGACGTTCTTCTCCTTCTCGGGCTCCTGGGACGCCTCGTCGTACCGCTCGATCGCCGAGCACGGCTACCCGTCGACGCTGCCGGTGGATGCCGCCGGGCACGTGCTGCAGAACACCTGGGCGTTCCTTCCCGTCTACCCGTACGTCGTCCACGCCCTGACGACGGTGCTCGGCGTGAACGGCACCCCGAACGGCTTCTACGCGGTGGGGGCGATCGTCTCTCTCGTCGCGGGAGGAGTGGCGGCCGTGCTGCTCTCCGCGATCCTGCGCCGCTCGATCCCGGCCCCGCGCGCTCTCTTCGCCGTCGCGCTGTTCAGCCTGGGGCCCCTCGGGTTCCTGCTGCAGACCGCCTACGCCGAGAGCCTTTTCCTCGCGCTGCTCTTCGCGTCCCTGTGGTGCCTCGTGGCGCGGCGCTACTGGCTGCTGATCCCGTTCGGCGTCGTCGCGGCGTTCACGCGACCGGGTGTCCTCGCCCTGTCGCTGGCGCTCGGCATCCACTTCGTCGTGAGGCTTCGGGGGCGCAGGATCACCGGGTCCGCCTTCCCCTGGCGCGACCGCCTGGCCATCGTCGTCGCGGCGGGCCTCACCGCCGCCGCGGGGCTCGCCTGGCCCGTGATCGCCTCCGCCGCCACCCGCCGCCCGGACGCCTACCTCGACACCGAGCTGGCGTTCTGGACCGGCTTCGTCGGGCGGCGCCACTTCGCGCCGCTCACGCCCTGGTTCGCGATGGCGACGACCTATCTGGGCGTCGTCGCCGGCGTCGTCCTGGTGCTGCTCGTGATCGCGGCCGGGGTCTTCTGGCTGACGCGGCGCGGAACCCGCGCCCTCGGAGCCGACGTGGTGGGCCTCACGGCGTCGTACTGGCTGTATCTCGTCGCGGTGTTCCTGCCGCAGCAGAGCCTGCCGCGGCTCCTGCTGCCCACCGCGCCGATGCTGGGCAGCCCGGTGTTCTGGGGGCCCGTGTCGGCCGGCGAGGCGGGGTCGCGCCGGCGGCGGGTCGCGCTGCTCGTCGGGTGCGTGGTGCTGCAGGCGGTCGCGATCGTGTTCCTGTGGTTCGTCGGGTACCCGTGAGCGCGCCGCGGCGTGGCCTGCCCCTGCCGCAATTCGCGACCGGAACCGCGCTCCGACCTCACCCGTGACCGGCGTGCCGCGACTCCCGGCCGAGGCCGGTCGCGAAATGCGTCTAACCGGTCAGCGTGTGACGTCGTCCGCGCCGCCGCGCACGCGGTGACGTACGACAGGAGGCGATGACCCAGCCCGCGATTCCGCAGCGACGGGATCACGTACACCGACTGGATGTCGCCGCCGAGCCGCTCGATGTCGCGCGGCGAGGGGACTCGCGTGCCGATGGCGAGCCAGGCCATGCCGACGATCTGTTCGTCCGCGGGCGCCGAGCCTCTCCGCACCACGACGAAGCAGTGATGGTCAGGATGGGCGCGCGCCCAGGCGGCGAAGGCCGCGAGGTACTCGTCGCGATCGCCGGCCGCGCGGTCCGGCTTGCCGGAGCAGGTATACAGGCGTACTGTATAAATCGATCCGCTCCTCCCGGCGTCGTGATGGGCAGCGACCCGCAGCCACCGCACCCGAGAAGGCGATCCCCACGACCACCACAGCACCGACCCGCGCAGGAGCAGGCTCACGCCCCCACGGCGAGACCGGCTTCGGCCCGCGCTTCGTCATCCCCATCCTGTTCGGCCCCCTGCTGAACCCGATCAACACGACGATGATCGCCGTCGCACTCGCGCCGATCCAGAAGAGCCTCGGGATCGGCAGCGACCAGGCGATCTGGCTCGTCTCGTCGCTCTACCTCGCCAGCGCGATCGCCCAGCCGACCATGGGCAAGCTCGCCGACCGGTTCGGGCCGAAGAAGATCTTCCTGCTCGGCATGGTCGTGGTGATCGTCGCCGGTGTGCTGCCCGACGTCCTGCCGTCGTTCGGCGCCGCGCTCACGAGCCGCGTGCTGATCGGCATCGGCACGTCGAGTGCGTATCCGGCGGCGATGAGCGCGATCCGCAACCAGTCCGACCGGCTGGGCGTCGCGACTCCCCCGCTCGTCCTCGGCGGCCTCTCGGTGTCGTCGCTCGTCTCCGCCGCCGCCGGGCCGCCGCTCGCCGGCGTCCTCATCGGCGCGTTCGGCTGGCACTCGATCTTCCTCGTGAACGTTCCCCTCGCCGGCGCGGGCCTGGTGCTCGCGGCGCTCTGGCTGCCGAGCGACCGCATCCGCCCGATCCGCGCCGCCGCACTGCCGGTCACCCAGGCGATCGACCTGCCCGGCCTCGCCCTGTTCGCGGTCACCGTGTCGAGCCTGCTCGTCTTCCTGCTCGACCTCTCGGCCGGCCTGTACTGGCTGCTCGCGATCACCGTCGCGGCTCTCGTCGCGCTGGTCCTCTGGGAGCGCCGCGCGGTCGCCCCGTTCATCGACGTGCGCATGCTCGCGTCGAACGGGGCGCTGAGCCGCACCTACATCCGCCTCTTCCTGCTCTACGGCATCGCCTACACGATGACCTACGGCTTCTCGCAGTGGGTGCAGGACTCCGCGGGGCTGTCGTCGCAGACCGCCGGCCTCGTGCAGCTGCCGGGCGCGATCCTCGCCGGTGTCGCCTCGTTCTGGTTCGCGCGCCGGACGGGGGTGCGGGCACCACTCATCGCCGCGGCGCTGATCCCCCTGGGCGGCGGCGTTCTGATCCTGGCCCTCACCGGGGCCTCGCCCGTGTGGCTGTTCGTCGGCGTGACCCTGTTCTTCACCATTCCGCAGGGGCTGGCGTCGGTGTCGAACCAGGCCGCCCTGTACCGCCAGGTGCCGACCGGCGGCATCGGCTCGGCCGCCGGGCTCTCGCGCACGTCGATCTACATCGGTGCGATCGCGTCGACGTCGCTCATCGGCGTCGCCTACGGGCAGCGGCCGACCACGGCGGCGCTGCACGAGCTGGGCTGGGTGATCCTCGGCATCGCGGTCGTGCTGTCGGCGCTCACGATCCTCGACCGGGCGCTGCGGGCGCGCGCCGCTGCAGACGACGTCGCCCGAGGCTAGAGCCGCGTCAGGTCGAGCACCTCGGCGGTCGTCGGCGCCTGGACGGTCGGGGGCTCGCCGCCGGGCCAGCCGCGGCCGAGCGACACCCAGCCCGTGCGGAGTCCCGCATCCTGCGCCCCTCGAATGTCGGCGCGAGCGCTGTCGCCGACCATCCAGGTGTCGTCCGGCGTCGCACCGGCCCGCTCCATCGCGCGCCGGAAGATCTCGGGGTCCGGCTTCGCCACCCCCGCGCCCTCCGAGATCATCGCCCGGTCGACGAGGCCCGACAGCCCCACCCGTCGCAGCTTCATCGTCTGCTGCCGCACGGGCCCGTTCGTGACGACGCCGAGATGCACGCCCCGGTCGGCGATCGCCTCGATCCGCTCCCGGACTCCCTCGGCGAGCGCGACCAACTCGACGTGCTCGTGCCTGATGCGGTCGACCAGCGTCTCGGGGTCGTCCTCGAGCCGCAGGAGCCGACGCATCGCCTCCGCGACGTCGTCACGGTCGCCGTACCCCGAGTCGTCGACCGCGAGCACCTCGTCGACCGCCGAGACGGGCGCTCCCGCCCCCTCGGCCACGTGGCGGACCCATGCCTCGAAAGCCGCGTCCCGGTCGATGAGGGTGTTGTCGAGGTCGAGGAGGAGCAACGGCGCCATGTCCCGAGGTTATCCACAGCAGTTCTCAGGACGCCGAGTCCGGGTGGGCCGGTGCCATATCCTGGACGGGTGACGGATACCGCCCGGCCGACGGACGTCGGACAGACTGCTGACGAGCAGACCCACTGGACCCTGACGCTGGTGTGCGAGGACCGCCCGGGCATCGTGCACGCGATCAGCGGCGCGGTCGTCGACGCCGGCGGCAACATCACCGAGTCGCAGCAGTTCTCGAGCCACGACACCGGCACGTTCTTCATGCGCCTCCAGGTGGTGTCGTCAACCGGCCGGGAGGCGTTCGAGGCCGCCCTGGCGCCCGTCGTCGCTCGGTACGGCATGGAGTGGAAGCTCGACGTGGTCGGCCGTCCGCTCCGCACGCTCGTGCTCGTGAGCACGGCGGCCCACTGCCTGAACGACCTCCTGTTCCGCCAGCGCGCCGGTCAGCTGCCGATCGAGATCCCGCTCGTCCTCGCGAACCACCCCGATCTGCAGGGCCTCGCCGAGTTCTACGGCGTCCCGTTCGAGCACCGCGCCGTCGTGGGTGCCGAGCTCAAGGCCGAGTTCGAGCGCCGCATTCTCGAGGTGGTCGACGAGCACGACGTCGAGCTGGTCGTGCTCGCGAGGTACATGCAGATCCTGAGCCCCGAGCTCTGCGCCGCCCTCGAGGGCCGGGCCATCAACATCCATCACTCGTTCCTGCCCGGGTTCAAGGGCGCGAACCCCTACCGGCAGGCGCACGCCCGCGGCGTGAAGCTGATCGGCGCCACGGCCCATTTCGTCACGAGCGACCTCGACGAGGGGCCGATCATCGAGCAGAACGTCGTGCGGGTCGACCACACCCGCGAGGCGGCGGACCTCGTCGCCATCGGGCAGGATGAAGAGTCGCGGACCCTGACGCAGGCCGTCCGCTGGTTCGCCGAAGACCGCGTGCTCCTCGACGGGGCCCGGACCATCGTGTTCCGCTAGGCGGCCCACCGAGATCAGCAGAGGGCGAGGCATGTTCGACACACCGAAGCGGCGCCCCCGCCGGGGCGGGGGAGGCGGCGGTCAGCCGTTGCGCGTCAACGACGTGCTGCGCTTCTTCCTCGAGCTGTTCGCGTTCTTCAGCCTCGCGTTCTGGGGCTACATGGCGTGGCCGTTCCCCTGGCCGGGCCTGCTCTTCCTCATCGGCCTGCCGATCCTGGCCATGGTGGTCTGGGGGCTGTTCCGCTCGCCGAAGGCGGTGGTCCAGAGCGACCCGGTCGGCAAGGCGATCGTCGAGATCGCCGTGATGGGCGCCGCGGTCTACACCTGGTTCAGCCTCGGCTACCCGATCGTATGCGCCGTCTTCGGCGTGCTCGCGCTGGTCTCGGGCATCGTCAACTTCCGACGCGAGAACGCGTCGTGAGCACGCTCTTCCGCAACCTCACCGCGATCGACGCGTCCGGCGAGCGCCGCGGCGCGTGGATCCTGGTCGACGGCGACACGATCGCTGCGACCGGCGTCGGCGACCCGCGGGCCCCGGGCTCGGCCGCCGCCGACCTTGTCCCGCACGACGCCGACACGGTCGACGTCGGGTCGCACGTGGTCACGCCCGGCTTCATCGACCTTCACGGCCACGGCGCCGGCGGCCACGCTTTCGACGACGGCGCTGCCGACATCGAGGCCGCCCTCCGGGTCCACCGGCAGCACGGCACGACCCGGTCGGTGCTCAGCCTGGTCGCGAACCCGCTTCCGGCGCTGCGAGGCTCACTCGAGACGATCGCCACGCTCATGCGGAGCGACCCGCTCGTCCTCGGGGCGCACCTGGAGGGGCCGTTCCTGTCGCCCGACAACCGGGGGGCTCACCGGCCCGACTACCTGGCCGTCCCCGATCCTGCGACCGTGGCCTCGCTGCTCGACGTGCACCCGGGCGTCGTGCGCCAGATCACCGTCGCGCCCGAGCTGCCGCACGCGCTCGACGCGATCGAGACCGTCGTCGACCGCGGCGTCGTCGCGGCCGTCGGCCACACGCAGGCCGACTACGAGACGGCACGGGCGGCCTTCGACCGCGGTGCCACGCTGCTCACGCACGCGTTCAACGCGATGCCGGGCATCCACCACCGTGCGCCCGGCCCGATCGTCGCCGCGATCGACGACGCCCGGGTGACCCTCGAGCTGATCCTCGACACCGTCCACGTGCACCCCTCCGTCGCCCGCGTCCTGTTCGAGCAGGCGCCGGACCGCGTCGCGCTCATCACCGACGCGATGGCCGCTGCCGGGGCGTCCGACGGCCCCTACCGGCTCGGCTCGCTGGACGTGACGGTGCGCGAGGGCACGGCACTCCTCACCGAACCGCTGTCGCACGGCGTCGAGACGATCGCGGGGTCGACGCTGCTGCTCGACCAGGCGCTCCGCCACGCCATCGAGACGCTGGGGCTGCCGCCGGTCGACGCGGTCACGGCGCTGACCCGCACGCCGGCGAGGGCGCTCGGGCTCGACGGGCACCTCGGTCTTCTCGCGCCGGGTCACGCGGCCGACCTCGTCGTGTGGGACGACGAGTGGAACGTGCAGAAGGTGTGGGCCGCGGGGCGTCGGGTCGAGAGCGCTCCCCGATCCTGAGCCGAGACCCGCGGTCGCCGTGCGGCGATCTCGTGCCTCGCATGGCCGGTCGACCGACCTGTCTGCCATGATCGACGGATGACAACGAAGTCACTCCTCGTCATCGGGGGCACGGGCCAGATCAGCGCGGCGGTCGTCCGCGACGCCGTCCAGCAGGGCGTCGACGTCACGGTGATCAACCGCGGCGCGACTCACACTCGCGAGACGCCCGACGGGGTGGAGGCGATCATCGCCGACGTGCGCGACGAAGACGCCGTGCGGAGCGCGCTCGGCAACCGGCGCTTCGACACGGTCGCCGACTTCATCACCTTCACGACCGACCAGCTCGCCTCAGCGATCCGCCTCTACGGCGACCGGAGCGACCAGTACGTCTTCATCAGCTCGGCGTCGGCCTACCAGAAGCCGCCGGCTCGGCTGCCGATCACCGAGACGACGCCGCTGTTCAACCCGTTCTGGCAGTACTCCCGCGACAAGATCGCCTGCGAGCGGCTGCTGCGCGACGAGCACGCCGCCGGGCGGGTCCGCGCCACGGTCGTGCGCCCCTCGCACACCTACGACCGCACGCAGGTGCCGCTCCTCGGCGGCTGGACTCTCGTCGACCGCCTCCGCCGCGGCCTCCCGATCGCGCTGCACGGCGATGGCACCTCTCCCTGGGCACTGACCCACGTCGACGACTTCTCGCCCGCGTTCCTCGCCCTGCTCGGGCGCGACGAGGCGATCGGCGAGGCGTTCAACATCATGTCGCCCGAGCTCCTGACCTGGAACATGATCGCCCTCGACCTCGCCGACGCAGCCGGCGTCGAGGTGCCCCACATCGTGCACCGCACCACCCACGACATCGTCCGTGAGGCGCCCGAGTGGGACGAACCCCTGCGCGGCGACCGCAGCCACGCGGCCGTCTTCGACTGCACGAAGATCCGCGAGCTGGCGCCCGGCTGGGAGGCCCGCGTCCCCTTCGCCGAGGGGGCCCGCAGGATCCTGAAGTGGTACGACGCCGACGCCTCCCGACGTGTGATCGATCCCCGCGTCGACGCCCTGCAGAGCGCCCTCACGGCCTGAGGTCGCGGCGCCGCGACGCGGGTGTCCCGCAGGCTGTCCCCCGAAGGTCCGACTGCGGGGGACGCCGCCGTCTCGTTAGCCTCGCACCATGAAGACCTCAGCTCGTCGGGTGTGGGAGCGGGTCGCCATCGTCTCGGGGCTGATCGGCGGCGCGTTCCTCGTCGCCTCGTTCACGCTCCTGCTGACGCCGGCTCCCGTCATCGCCACGGCCGTCACGCTGCCGATCGGCTTCGCCGGTCTCGTCTTCGGCATCCTGCTCGCCCTCTGGCTCCGCCGGGGAGTCGCAGCCGACTCCTGGCCCAGGTCGGGTCGCAGGGTGCCGCGCTAGCGGGTCCCCTACCCCGCAGCGCACGAAACCCCCCGGCGATCGTCGGGGGGTTTCGTGCGTTCAGCCGGTCGTCGGCGCCGACGGCTCAGAAGCGCGTCGTCAGGCGGCCCGTCACCGCGGGCAGACGATCCCCTCCGCGGCCGTCGTCGATGGTGGCGATCTGCGTCCACTTGTCGATCGTCGTGCACGGGTGCGAGATGCCCAGGCGCACGAGGTCGCCCACCGCGAGCGCCGAGTCGACCGGCACCCGGACGAACGCGTGCTGGTCGTTGAGCCCGGTCACGGTCGCGGCGGCCACGGCTCCCTCGATCCGGCGCGCGCCGCCGGGTCCGGGACGATAGGCCTCGAGAGCGACGGGGAAGCCCTCGTCGTCGGCGGTGTCGCGACGCCCCGCGTTGAGCAGCGCGAGGCCCGGTTCGGGCAGCGAGATGACGCTGGCCCAGAGGTCGAGAGCAGGCAGGAACGACTCCCCCGTGCTCGCCCGGGCGAACGGCGTCACGCGCCGGTAGTGATCGTGGTCGTGGGTCACGTAGGAACCGGAGCGCAGCACGACCCGCGTCGGTACCCCGCGACGCCCCTCGGGGTCATGCCGGAAGCCGAGCGACTCGACGACGCGGTCGAAGTAGATGCTGCCGCCCGCCGTGAGGATCACCTCGCCGCCCATCGCCACCCAGTCGGCGAACGCGTCGCCGTCGAGGACGTCGCGCAGCTCGATCAGCGTGGCGAGGTAGTCGTCGACGAGGTGCAGGGCCTCCGCGTCGATCTCGTGCGAGACGGCGCCCTCGTACCCCGCGATGCCGGCCAGCACGAGGTGCTCGGCGTCGGCGACGGCCGCGGCCACCTCGAGAGCCGCGGGGATGCTGCGAGCGCCCGTGCGGGCTCCGACGGCGCCGAGCTCGACCAGGACCGCGAGGGGGTTCTCGGCTCCTGCGCGCCCCAGGGCCTCGTCGACGATCTTCACGCCCGCGACCGAGTCGAGCCACATGTGCACTCGGCTGCCGGACGACGCGAGCAGGGCGAGGGCGTCGGGCGAGAACGTCGTGCCGGCCAGCAGAATCCGCGAGACCCCGGCCTCGCGCGCGACCTCGGCCTGGTAGGCGGTCGCGACGGTGATGCCCCAGGCGCCCGCGTCGAGCTGCTGCTGCCAGATCGACGGCGCCATCGTGGTCTTGCCGTGCGGCGCGAGGTCGACGCCGGCGCGACGGCACCAGTCGGCCATCGTGTCGATGTTGTGCGCGAGCGCCCGCGTGTCGATGGTCAGGACGGGCGTCGGGAGATCCTCGAGGGCGGCCGGCCAGGCGTGCTCGGTGAAGGCGACCTTGGTCGCGGGCTCGCTGGCGATCTGCATGACGGTGCCTCCTGGTTCGGGTGAACGCGCCTCGGCGCGCGTGCGCCGGAGGAGAGCGAGACGGCCGGCGCGGTGGTTAATCCCCAGGATGGCGCTGCCCGCGCTCCGCGGCAAGTCGGGAGTCGAGAGTCTGGTGTCGCGACGGCCTGGCGCCGGGCAGGCTGCGGTCAGGCCGTCCGCTCGAGGCGCGCGTGCCCCGCCAGCCAGCGGGCGACGCCGTCGTCCGCGTTGGAGCCGATCACGCCGGTCGCCGCGGCGAGCACCTCGGGGTGCGCGTTCTCGACCGCGTAGGCCTCGTCGGCGACGGCGAACATGTCGAGGTCGTTGAGGTTGTCGCCGAAGCACACGATGCGGTCGGCGTCGTAGATCTCCGCGAGGGTGCGCACGCCGACGCCCTTGGTGGCGCCGGGCGCCGCGAGATCGAGCCAGTACATGCCTTCGAGGTAGGTCTCCTCCTGCAGCGACACCACGACGTCCGCCCCGAGATCCGAGCGCAGGATCCGCGCCACCGGCTCGAGCTCCGCGAGAGGCCCGAGCGCGACGATCGAGAACGTGCCGTAGCGCGGCAGCTCGCCCGGGTGCCCCACCGGCCGGAATCTCGGGTCCGCGCCGCGGTCGTCGAGGTACCACCGGATGCCCGGACTCTCGTCGCCCGCCACCCACGACACCGTGTCGTCCAGACCGGGTGCCGGGGCGACGCCAGGGCCTCCGGGGGTCGCCGAGTACACGAGGGCGGGAACGCCGAGTCGACCGAGGACGGCGAGGATCCCGTCGACCGCCTCGGGAGCGAGCGTCTGTTCGACGAGGTTGCGGCCGGTGCGAAGGTCGACCACGAACGCGCCGCCGTAGACGACGGCGGGGCCCGTCTGCCGCAGCGCGGGAGCGCGCTTCAGCAGCGACTGCCGCGACCTCGCCGTCGCGACCGCGAAGAGCTCGCCGTCCGCGATCAGCGCCTCGACGGTACGGCGGGTGAAGGCGCTCAGGCGGGCATCCGGGCCGAGGAGC is from Frondihabitans australicus and encodes:
- a CDS encoding MFS transporter, with the protein product MLNPINTTMIAVALAPIQKSLGIGSDQAIWLVSSLYLASAIAQPTMGKLADRFGPKKIFLLGMVVVIVAGVLPDVLPSFGAALTSRVLIGIGTSSAYPAAMSAIRNQSDRLGVATPPLVLGGLSVSSLVSAAAGPPLAGVLIGAFGWHSIFLVNVPLAGAGLVLAALWLPSDRIRPIRAAALPVTQAIDLPGLALFAVTVSSLLVFLLDLSAGLYWLLAITVAALVALVLWERRAVAPFIDVRMLASNGALSRTYIRLFLLYGIAYTMTYGFSQWVQDSAGLSSQTAGLVQLPGAILAGVASFWFARRTGVRAPLIAAALIPLGGGVLILALTGASPVWLFVGVTLFFTIPQGLASVSNQAALYRQVPTGGIGSAAGLSRTSIYIGAIASTSLIGVAYGQRPTTAALHELGWVILGIAVVLSALTILDRALRARAAADDVARG
- a CDS encoding DUF3253 domain-containing protein yields the protein MTTAEKTCRSCGRRIEWRSKWAETWDDIAYCSDACRRRKVRPIDHRLEASIRGLLDSRAATATICPSDAARDVYDGDDDGWRELMEPARRAARRLVAQGVVDITQKGRVVDPSTAKGPIRIRRHR
- a CDS encoding HAD hydrolase family protein translates to MTRTLYVSDLDGTLLGPDARLSAFTRRTVEALIADGELFAVATARSRQSLLKRAPALRQTGPAVVYGGAFVVDLRTGRNLVEQTLAPEAVDGILAVLGRLGVPALVYSATPGGPGVAPAPGLDDTVSWVAGDESPGIRWYLDDRGADPRFRPVGHPGELPRYGTFSIVALGPLAELEPVARILRSDLGADVVVSLQEETYLEGMYWLDLAAPGATKGVGVRTLAEIYDADRIVCFGDNLNDLDMFAVADEAYAVENAHPEVLAAATGVIGSNADDGVARWLAGHARLERTA
- a CDS encoding NAD-dependent epimerase/dehydratase family protein, which gives rise to MTTKSLLVIGGTGQISAAVVRDAVQQGVDVTVINRGATHTRETPDGVEAIIADVRDEDAVRSALGNRRFDTVADFITFTTDQLASAIRLYGDRSDQYVFISSASAYQKPPARLPITETTPLFNPFWQYSRDKIACERLLRDEHAAGRVRATVVRPSHTYDRTQVPLLGGWTLVDRLRRGLPIALHGDGTSPWALTHVDDFSPAFLALLGRDEAIGEAFNIMSPELLTWNMIALDLADAAGVEVPHIVHRTTHDIVREAPEWDEPLRGDRSHAAVFDCTKIRELAPGWEARVPFAEGARRILKWYDADASRRVIDPRVDALQSALTA
- a CDS encoding YrdB family protein yields the protein MFDTPKRRPRRGGGGGGQPLRVNDVLRFFLELFAFFSLAFWGYMAWPFPWPGLLFLIGLPILAMVVWGLFRSPKAVVQSDPVGKAIVEIAVMGAAVYTWFSLGYPIVCAVFGVLALVSGIVNFRRENAS
- the nagA gene encoding N-acetylglucosamine-6-phosphate deacetylase produces the protein MSTLFRNLTAIDASGERRGAWILVDGDTIAATGVGDPRAPGSAAADLVPHDADTVDVGSHVVTPGFIDLHGHGAGGHAFDDGAADIEAALRVHRQHGTTRSVLSLVANPLPALRGSLETIATLMRSDPLVLGAHLEGPFLSPDNRGAHRPDYLAVPDPATVASLLDVHPGVVRQITVAPELPHALDAIETVVDRGVVAAVGHTQADYETARAAFDRGATLLTHAFNAMPGIHHRAPGPIVAAIDDARVTLELILDTVHVHPSVARVLFEQAPDRVALITDAMAAAGASDGPYRLGSLDVTVREGTALLTEPLSHGVETIAGSTLLLDQALRHAIETLGLPPVDAVTALTRTPARALGLDGHLGLLAPGHAADLVVWDDEWNVQKVWAAGRRVESAPRS
- a CDS encoding alanine racemase; amino-acid sequence: MQIASEPATKVAFTEHAWPAALEDLPTPVLTIDTRALAHNIDTMADWCRRAGVDLAPHGKTTMAPSIWQQQLDAGAWGITVATAYQAEVAREAGVSRILLAGTTFSPDALALLASSGSRVHMWLDSVAGVKIVDEALGRAGAENPLAVLVELGAVGARTGARSIPAALEVAAAVADAEHLVLAGIAGYEGAVSHEIDAEALHLVDDYLATLIELRDVLDGDAFADWVAMGGEVILTAGGSIYFDRVVESLGFRHDPEGRRGVPTRVVLRSGSYVTHDHDHYRRVTPFARASTGESFLPALDLWASVISLPEPGLALLNAGRRDTADDEGFPVALEAYRPGPGGARRIEGAVAAATVTGLNDQHAFVRVPVDSALAVGDLVRLGISHPCTTIDKWTQIATIDDGRGGDRLPAVTGRLTTRF
- the purU gene encoding formyltetrahydrofolate deformylase; its protein translation is MTDTARPTDVGQTADEQTHWTLTLVCEDRPGIVHAISGAVVDAGGNITESQQFSSHDTGTFFMRLQVVSSTGREAFEAALAPVVARYGMEWKLDVVGRPLRTLVLVSTAAHCLNDLLFRQRAGQLPIEIPLVLANHPDLQGLAEFYGVPFEHRAVVGAELKAEFERRILEVVDEHDVELVVLARYMQILSPELCAALEGRAINIHHSFLPGFKGANPYRQAHARGVKLIGATAHFVTSDLDEGPIIEQNVVRVDHTREAADLVAIGQDEESRTLTQAVRWFAEDRVLLDGARTIVFR
- a CDS encoding HAD family hydrolase, with protein sequence MAPLLLLDLDNTLIDRDAAFEAWVRHVAEGAGAPVSAVDEVLAVDDSGYGDRDDVAEAMRRLLRLEDDPETLVDRIRHEHVELVALAEGVRERIEAIADRGVHLGVVTNGPVRQQTMKLRRVGLSGLVDRAMISEGAGVAKPDPEIFRRAMERAGATPDDTWMVGDSARADIRGAQDAGLRTGWVSLGRGWPGGEPPTVQAPTTAEVLDLTRL